From Arachis stenosperma cultivar V10309 chromosome 2, arast.V10309.gnm1.PFL2, whole genome shotgun sequence, one genomic window encodes:
- the LOC130963537 gene encoding cullin-1-like — translation MMVVREQTPSEALAIVPIQFFVPPSQQTTTDADSEPTPMLQVEGARETTPETPKQLQETTPKLPPAPTKIHPDAEDAAALLMMARTASYVPKTDPGMPSFSLGLTDSSQEGASTQETEMEKSPATATMLEQLDSLVQKLAKGKDESPQIQRETGGESSAKFETPGVINQIPDDMKEKCYIWGTRLKEDAKGNTDEFEEICTLIGQGEYILMRTHLASLQAKSDIECQSMALSDHPRGEFISPKMNREFMVEAYPSFIPFIDRKKLSSHPYGYVFSRLIAYAGGKPLEKGEKEKEIKAPYVKISGQKTSYDCAIYVMKWLELIEPENIKKGKYEWDNWTQEEVDHYRVEYASRILFSEMNTQRDRAIRESSAIRLSKPSSVEDLSRVYRISQQIPKFLRLLAFLFNKHITAEGTVLIQQEEEAANNQTARESSIRGHQVLIRKIIEAHDKYMAYVNDCFMIDTKFHKALKEAFVIFCNKTVAGCTTAELLAAFCDNILKRRGSERLSDEAIEENLDKVVKLLVYINDKDLFAKYCRKNLACRLLFTPDANEEQERILLSMLKQQLGGNFTLNMERMVNDMILARECQSQFLKYLHNKEIQNLGMDITVTVLTTGSWPTYKTFDLNLPSMMIKCMEVFKSFYDLRYGRKTRRLRWIYSLGTCNVNGNFEPKTIELIVSTSQAVILLLFNNADRLSYSEIMTRLNLSHEDAGRLLHSLSCSKYKILNKEPNTKSISPNDIFQYNSKFTDKMRRIKIPITQHEDKRKMVEDLDKDRQYTIDAAIVRIMKSGKVLGYKQLLSECVKMLSPLFKPEIETIKKRIEHLIATDYLERDRDNQNIFKYVA, via the exons ATGATGGTTGTTAGGGAACAAACGCCGTCGGAAGCGCTTGCAAT AGTCCCGATCCAGTTTTTTGTGCCGCCATCCCAGCAAACAACAACTGACGCAGATTCCGAACCAACCCCTATGCTACAGGTTGAAGGGGCTAGAGAAAC CACTCCTGAAACCCCCAAACAACTTCAAGAAACAACACCCAAGCTTCCCCCAGCTCCAACAAAAAT TCATCCAGACGCCGAGGACGCTGCTGCCCTGTTGATGATGGCACGGACAGCAAGCTATGTTCCTAAAACAGATCCGGGGatgccatcattcagcctcGGATTGACAGATTCAAGCCAGGAGGGGGCGTCGACGCAGGAGACAGAAATGGAAAAATCTCCAGCAACTGCAACTATGCTAGAACAATTGGACAGTTTGGTCCAAAAGTTAGCAAAGGGAAAAGACGAAAGTCCACAAATTCAGAGGGAGACTGGGGGAGAAAGTTCTGCAAAGTTTGAAACCCCGGGGGTAATAAATCAAATTCCGGATGATATGAAAGAAAAGTGCTACATCTGGGGGACGAGACTGAAGGAAGATGCAAAGGGCAATACTGACGAGTTTGAGGAGATATGCACTCTGATTGGCCAAGGAGAATACATTTTGATGAGAACGCACCTTGCATCCCTCCAGGCAAAAAGTGATATAGAATGTCAG AGCATGGCACTTTCGGATCACCCAAGGGGGGAATTCATATCTCCGAAAATGAACAGAGAATTCATGGTGGAAGCCTACCCCAGTTTCATTCCCTTCatagatagaaaaaaattaagttcgcATCCATAT GGATATGTATTTTCAAGATTGATAGCATATGCCGGCGGAAAACCTCTCGAGAAAGgcgagaaggagaaggaaattAAAGCACCATATGTTAAAATTTCAGGCCAAAAAACAAG CTATGACTGCGCTATCTACGTAATGAAGTGGCTTGAGTTAATAGAGCCGGAAAACATTAAAAAGGGAAAGTATGAATGGGATAATTGGACACAG GAGGAGGTGGACCACTATAGAGTGGAGTATGCTTCCCGGATACTATTCAGTGAGATGAATACACAGAGAGATCGGGCAATTAGAGAGAGTAGTGCTATAAGGCTGTCGAAGCCATCCTCT GTGGAAGATCTCTCTAGAGTCTATAGGATTTCCCAGCAAATACCTAAATTCTTGAGACTTCTTGCCTTTTTATTCAACAAG CATATTACAGCTGAAGGTACGGTATTGATCCAACAGGAAGAAGAAGCTGCTAACAATCAG ACTGCAAGAGAGTCTAGCATCCGTGGACAT CAGGTACTAATCAGAAAAATTATCGAGGCCCATGACAAGTATATGGCATATGTCAATGATTGCTTTATGATTGATACTAAGTTTCACAAG GCACTGAAGGAAGCATTTGTGATATTTTGCAATAAAACTGTTGCAGGCTGTACCACTGCAGAACTATTAGCTGCATTTTGTGATAATATCCTAAAAAGGAGAGGGAGTGAGAGGCTGAGTGATGAAGCAATTGAAGAAAATCTTGACAAG GTAGTCAAGTTGCTTGTTTATATCAATGATAAGGATCTTTTTGCAAAATATTGCAG GAAGAATCTTGCCTGCAGATTACTTTTTACCCCGGATGCTAATGAGGAGCAGGAGAGGATTCTTTTATCAATGCTAAAGCAACAGCTTGGGGGAAATTTCACATTGAACATGGAGAGAATG GTTAATGACATGATATTGGCCAGGGAATGTCAAAGTCAATTTTTGAAGTATCTTCATAATAAGGAAATTCAAAATCTTGGAATGGACATCACAGTTACTGTCCTTACTACAGGGTCTTGGCCAACTTACAAAACATTTGATCTCAATCTCCCTTCCATGATG ATTAAATGCATGGAAGTTTTCAAGAGCTTTTATGATTTAAGATACGGGAGAAAGACAAGAAGACTTAGGTGGATTTACTCATTGGGGACATGCAATGTCAATGGCAACTTTGAACCAAAAACCATTGAACTAATTGTATCCACAAGTCAG GCTGTTATCCTGCTGCTATTCAACAATGCAGATAGATTGAGCTATTCAGAGATTATGACTCGGCTGAACTTGAGCCACGAAGATGCCGGTAGATTACTCCACTCGCTGTCCTGTTCGAAGTATAAGATACTTAACAAGGAGCCCAACACAAAATCTATATCTCCAAATGACATCTTTCAGTACAACTCTAAATTTACTGACAAAATGAGGAGGATCAAG ATCCCCATTACACAGCATGAGGACAAAAGGAAGATGGTTGAAGATCTCGACAAGGATAGGCAGTATACCATTGACGCTGCAATTGTGCGCATTATGAAGAGCGGGAAGGTTTTGGGCTATAAGCAACTGCTTTCGGAGTGTGTCAAGATGTTAAGCCCCTTGTTCAAG CCTGAAATCGAAACAATCAAGAAACGCATTGAACATCTCATTGCAACGGACTATTTGGAAAGGGACAGAGATAACCAAAATATATTCAAATATGTGGCATAA